One stretch of Pararhizobium qamdonense DNA includes these proteins:
- a CDS encoding DUF1328 domain-containing protein: MLKWALIFLVISLITGFLGFSGVSAATATIARVLFAIAVIIFLIFVVLAVIAGNAIV, translated from the coding sequence ATGCTGAAATGGGCGCTTATTTTCCTGGTCATATCGCTGATCACGGGCTTTCTCGGCTTTTCCGGCGTTTCGGCCGCCACAGCGACGATCGCGCGCGTGCTGTTTGCCATCGCCGTTATCATCTTCCTGATCTTCGTCGTTCTCGCCGTGATCGCTGGCAACGCCATCGTCTGA
- the lysS gene encoding lysine--tRNA ligase, whose amino-acid sequence MTDKTETALSSDVTEVRAQKLKMLREKIGDVYPAHFHRTITNAELASKYESLEADVVTDDVVTVAGRVYSSRNSGMFMDIHDAGGKIQIFSHKDTTPEDARALLPLIDIGDIIGVTGVVRRTKRGELSINAQEITMLTKSLLPMPEKWHGLSDIEQRYRKRHLDIMTNEESKLRFQQRSKIVSGIRRFMEDDGFMEVETPMLHSVYGGATAEPFKTHHNTLKLDMYLRIAPELFLKRTLVSGLTDKVFEINRNFRNEGVSTRHNPEFTMMECYWAYADYEDIMDLVERLFTKLALSIHGTTEFLFGDKEISFKGPFKRVPMPDAVKEATGLDFIAMTTDEEARTAARAAGFAVEKDWTWGECLAFIFEEKVEGTLIQPSHVTHFPKDISPFAKEVPGEPRLVERFETYCNAWELGNAFSELNDPEEQRKRMVEQLEQAHARGEKDKQLDDEFLDAIDQGMPPAGGLGIGVDRLIMLLTNAPSIRDIILFPARRNKAD is encoded by the coding sequence ATGACCGACAAGACCGAAACCGCCCTCTCCTCCGACGTCACCGAAGTGCGCGCCCAGAAGCTGAAAATGCTGCGCGAAAAGATCGGCGACGTCTATCCGGCGCATTTCCACCGCACCATCACCAATGCGGAACTGGCCAGCAAATACGAGAGCCTGGAAGCGGATGTGGTCACGGACGATGTCGTCACCGTGGCTGGCCGGGTCTATTCCTCGCGCAATTCCGGCATGTTCATGGACATTCATGACGCCGGCGGCAAGATCCAGATCTTCTCCCACAAGGATACCACACCGGAAGACGCCCGCGCGCTGCTGCCGCTGATCGATATCGGCGATATCATTGGCGTGACCGGCGTTGTCCGCCGCACCAAGCGCGGCGAACTCTCGATCAATGCGCAAGAGATCACCATGCTGACCAAGTCGCTGCTGCCGATGCCGGAAAAGTGGCATGGCCTGTCCGATATCGAACAGCGCTACCGCAAGCGCCATCTCGACATCATGACCAACGAGGAATCCAAGCTGCGCTTCCAGCAGCGCTCGAAGATCGTCTCGGGTATCCGCCGCTTCATGGAAGACGACGGCTTCATGGAAGTCGAGACGCCGATGCTGCATTCCGTCTATGGCGGCGCCACCGCCGAGCCCTTCAAGACGCATCACAACACGCTGAAGCTCGACATGTACCTGCGCATTGCGCCGGAACTGTTCTTGAAGCGCACGCTGGTTTCGGGCCTCACCGACAAGGTGTTCGAGATCAACCGCAACTTCCGCAACGAAGGCGTCTCCACAAGGCACAATCCTGAATTCACCATGATGGAATGCTATTGGGCCTATGCCGATTACGAGGACATCATGGACCTCGTCGAGCGGCTTTTCACAAAGCTCGCACTGTCGATCCACGGCACCACCGAATTCCTGTTCGGCGACAAGGAAATCTCCTTCAAGGGGCCGTTCAAGCGCGTCCCCATGCCCGACGCCGTCAAGGAAGCGACGGGCCTCGACTTCATCGCCATGACGACAGACGAAGAAGCCCGCACGGCCGCCAGGGCCGCCGGCTTTGCTGTCGAAAAGGATTGGACCTGGGGCGAATGCCTGGCCTTCATCTTTGAAGAAAAGGTCGAAGGCACGCTGATCCAGCCGTCGCATGTGACGCATTTTCCAAAGGACATCTCGCCCTTTGCCAAGGAAGTGCCGGGCGAACCGCGCCTGGTCGAGCGTTTCGAGACCTATTGCAACGCCTGGGAACTGGGCAACGCATTTTCGGAACTCAACGATCCGGAAGAGCAGCGCAAGCGCATGGTCGAGCAGCTGGAACAGGCACATGCCCGTGGCGAAAAGGACAAGCAGCTGGACGACGAATTCCTCGATGCGATCGACCAGGGCATGCCACCCGCCGGTGGCCTCGGCATCGGCGTCGATCGCCTGATCATGCTGCTCACCAACGCCCCGTCGATCCGCGACATCATCCTCTTCCCGGCCCGCCGCAACAAGGCGGACTGA
- the gltX gene encoding glutamate--tRNA ligase yields the protein MTDRPVRVRIAPSPTGEPHVGTAYIALFNYLFAQKMGGEFILRIEDTDATRSTPEFETKVLDALKWCGLTWSEGPDIGGPYGPYRQSDRKDLYKPYVEKIVEAGHGFRCFCTPERLTEMREAQRAAGKPPKYDGLCLHIAAEEVTARVASGEPHVVRMKIPAEGSCKFVDGVYGEVDIPWDAVDMQVLLKADGMPTYHMANVVDDHLMKITHVARGEEWLSSVPKHILIYQYLGLEPPVFMHLSLMRNADKSKLSKRKNPTSISYYTALGYLPEALMNFLGLFFVQIAEGEEMLTMEQLAEKFDPANLSKAGAIFDIQKLDWLNGRWLREGLSEDEFAARVLAWAMENDRIKQGLKFSQSRISKLGELPDLAGFLFKSDLALDASSFAKVKSSPEELVEIFNTVQPDLEKILEWNVEAIEAELRAIADRMGKKLKVIVAPLFVAVSGSTRSLPLFDSMAILGRSVVRQRLKVAGQVAASMAGSGK from the coding sequence ATGACAGACAGACCAGTCCGGGTGCGCATCGCACCTTCTCCCACCGGCGAACCCCATGTCGGCACCGCCTATATCGCGTTGTTCAACTATCTCTTCGCGCAGAAAATGGGTGGCGAGTTCATCCTGCGCATCGAAGACACCGACGCGACGCGCTCGACCCCGGAATTCGAGACCAAGGTTTTGGACGCGCTGAAATGGTGCGGCCTGACATGGTCGGAAGGCCCCGATATCGGCGGCCCCTACGGCCCCTACCGCCAGAGCGACCGCAAGGACCTCTACAAGCCCTATGTCGAAAAGATCGTCGAAGCCGGCCACGGTTTCCGCTGTTTCTGCACGCCCGAGCGTCTGACCGAAATGCGCGAGGCCCAGCGCGCCGCCGGCAAGCCGCCGAAATATGACGGTCTCTGCCTGCACATCGCGGCGGAAGAAGTCACGGCCCGCGTCGCCAGCGGCGAACCCCATGTCGTGCGCATGAAAATCCCGGCGGAAGGCTCCTGCAAGTTTGTCGATGGCGTCTATGGCGAAGTCGATATCCCGTGGGATGCGGTCGATATGCAGGTCCTGCTCAAGGCCGACGGCATGCCGACCTATCATATGGCCAATGTCGTCGATGACCATCTGATGAAGATCACCCATGTTGCGCGCGGCGAGGAATGGCTGTCCTCGGTGCCGAAACACATCCTGATCTATCAGTATCTTGGCCTCGAACCGCCGGTCTTCATGCATCTGTCGCTGATGCGCAATGCCGACAAGTCGAAGCTGTCCAAGCGCAAGAACCCGACCTCGATCTCGTACTACACCGCTCTCGGTTACCTGCCGGAAGCGCTGATGAACTTCCTTGGCCTGTTCTTCGTGCAGATCGCCGAAGGCGAGGAAATGCTGACCATGGAACAGCTGGCGGAGAAATTCGACCCGGCCAACCTCTCCAAGGCCGGCGCGATCTTCGATATCCAGAAGCTCGACTGGCTGAATGGCCGCTGGCTGCGCGAAGGATTAAGCGAAGACGAATTCGCCGCCCGCGTGCTCGCCTGGGCCATGGAAAACGACCGCATCAAGCAGGGCCTCAAGTTCTCCCAGTCGCGCATTTCCAAGCTTGGCGAACTGCCGGATCTCGCAGGCTTCCTGTTCAAGTCCGATCTTGCCCTTGACGCCTCCTCCTTCGCCAAGGTCAAATCGAGCCCGGAAGAACTGGTGGAAATCTTCAACACGGTCCAGCCGGACCTGGAAAAGATCCTCGAATGGAATGTCGAGGCTATCGAAGCCGAACTGCGGGCCATTGCTGATCGCATGGGCAAAAAGCTCAAGGTCATCGTCGCACCGCTGTTCGTCGCCGTCTCGGGCTCGACCCGCTCGTTGCCGCTGTTCGATTCCATGGCCATCCTCGGCCGCTCGGTCGTGCGCCAGCGCTTGAAGGTCGCAGGCCAGGTTGCGGCCTCGATGGCTGGCAGCGGAAAATAA
- a CDS encoding SRPBCC family protein encodes MRNVATVTLSSATQGTTVTWAMNGPSPLIAKIMAPFFDKDTMIGGDFAQGLVNPKAIAEK; translated from the coding sequence TTGCGCAACGTCGCGACCGTCACGCTCTCGTCTGCAACGCAGGGCACGACAGTGACCTGGGCGATGAATGGACCGAGCCCACTCATTGCCAAGATCATGGCTCCGTTCTTCGATAAGGACACGATGATCGGCGGCGATTTTGCGCAAGGGCTAGTGAATCCTAAGGCGATTGCCGAAAAATAG
- a CDS encoding TerC family protein: protein MQDILLLMQDPTAWIALITLIVMEVVLGIDNLIFISILTNKLPPESREKARRIGIGLALIMRLALLGTVAWIVQLTEPVFELFGHGYSWKDMILIAGGLFLVWKATKEIHHTVDPIDHEEDVLAKAGTTTFAAAIGQILVLDLVFSIDSIITAVGMTPHLPIMIVSVIFAVTVMLVAAGPLARFIEKNPTIVMLALGFLLMIGTTLIAEGMGFHVPKGYVYAAMAFSALVEVLNMLSRRKRQKDKAAKH, encoded by the coding sequence ATGCAGGATATTTTGCTCCTGATGCAAGATCCGACTGCCTGGATTGCCCTGATCACCCTGATCGTGATGGAAGTCGTGCTTGGCATCGACAACCTCATCTTCATTTCGATCCTGACCAACAAACTCCCCCCGGAAAGCCGCGAGAAGGCCCGCCGCATCGGCATCGGCCTGGCGCTGATCATGCGTCTTGCCCTGCTGGGAACCGTCGCCTGGATTGTCCAGCTGACCGAACCTGTGTTCGAACTCTTCGGACATGGCTATTCCTGGAAGGACATGATCCTGATTGCCGGTGGCCTGTTCCTCGTCTGGAAGGCGACCAAGGAAATCCACCACACCGTCGATCCCATCGATCACGAAGAGGACGTGCTGGCCAAGGCCGGTACCACCACCTTCGCGGCGGCCATCGGCCAGATCCTGGTCCTCGACCTCGTCTTCTCCATCGACAGCATCATCACCGCTGTCGGCATGACCCCGCACCTGCCGATCATGATTGTTTCGGTCATTTTCGCCGTGACTGTCATGCTGGTGGCAGCAGGCCCGCTCGCCCGCTTCATCGAAAAGAACCCGACCATCGTCATGTTGGCACTGGGCTTCCTGCTGATGATCGGCACGACGCTGATCGCCGAAGGCATGGGCTTCCATGTTCCGAAGGGTTACGTCTACGCCGCCATGGCCTTCTCGGCACTGGTTGAAGTGCTCAACATGCTGTCGCGCCGCAAGCGGCAGAAGGACAAGGCCGCAAAGCACTAG
- a CDS encoding TetR/AcrR family transcriptional regulator → MSEGSEQLADTTDTLDCPGEAFSLSGRRAAGEDPAKREQIIEGAKRVFMSVGFDAASMNDITREAGVSKGTIYVYFQNKEDLFSAMIEKERAIFLAAVRTVLAAHEDAATGLYKFGVSFVSHMTDEKVITAMRTVLGVRDRMPDLCKRFFKGPENLRSVLQEFLAHQVDIGSLTIDDLDLAAGQFLDLSSGGFFKLRLFGTMETAPPPEEIDRVIGGAVRVFMAAYATRHAATA, encoded by the coding sequence ATGTCCGAAGGTAGCGAGCAATTGGCAGACACGACCGATACTTTAGACTGTCCCGGCGAAGCATTTTCCCTCTCCGGCCGCCGCGCCGCCGGCGAAGATCCGGCCAAGCGCGAGCAGATCATCGAGGGCGCGAAACGTGTGTTCATGAGCGTGGGCTTCGACGCCGCCAGCATGAACGACATTACCCGTGAAGCGGGCGTTTCCAAGGGCACGATCTACGTCTACTTCCAGAACAAGGAAGACCTGTTTTCGGCCATGATCGAAAAGGAACGGGCCATTTTCCTGGCAGCGGTCCGCACGGTTCTGGCCGCACACGAGGATGCCGCAACCGGCCTTTACAAGTTCGGCGTCAGTTTCGTTTCGCACATGACCGACGAGAAAGTCATCACCGCGATGCGCACGGTTCTCGGTGTGCGCGATCGCATGCCGGATCTGTGCAAGCGCTTTTTCAAGGGACCGGAAAACCTGCGCTCGGTCCTCCAGGAGTTCCTGGCGCACCAGGTCGATATCGGCAGCCTGACGATCGATGATCTCGATCTGGCGGCCGGCCAGTTCCTCGATCTTTCCAGCGGCGGCTTTTTCAAGCTGCGCCTATTCGGCACCATGGAAACCGCTCCGCCACCGGAAGAAATCGACCGGGTCATCGGCGGCGCCGTGCGGGTCTTCATGGCCGCCTACGCAACACGGCACGCTGCAACGGCCTGA
- a CDS encoding HlyD family secretion protein, translated as MSVSNKSGAAHVRPVGDDFKVPAEQIEAPEAKTVTEPAAEEQAAPQVAAAAETPAPKRRKLVFPIIAIAALAAGGWYGYDWWTNGRFMISTDDAYIEGDIASISPKVSGYIEKVNVVANQHVKAGDPLITLDKEDYRIAADQAQAQIDTEKLSLQRFDAQIAGAKASVQQAEAQKTALEATVRGAETTLKRASDLQSKAVGTVASLDDATVALDQAKANLIGGDAQIATANANIAVLVAQRAEAESTIRSLELSRDKAQRDLGFTVLKAPYDGVIGNLAIQDGDLVSAGQRLAALVPTDQLYIDANFKETQIAHMVPGSKVNIHVDAFDEAPIVGTVQSISPASGSVFSLLPAENATGNFTKVIQRVPVRIVFPKDVLESGRLRAGLSVVVDVDTRTAPEQNTAAVK; from the coding sequence ATGTCAGTTTCAAACAAATCCGGTGCCGCCCATGTCCGCCCCGTCGGCGACGACTTCAAGGTGCCTGCTGAGCAGATCGAGGCTCCCGAAGCCAAGACCGTGACGGAGCCTGCCGCCGAAGAGCAGGCAGCCCCGCAGGTTGCCGCTGCCGCCGAGACGCCCGCGCCCAAGCGCCGCAAGCTTGTGTTTCCCATTATCGCAATCGCTGCTCTGGCCGCTGGCGGCTGGTACGGTTACGACTGGTGGACCAATGGCCGCTTCATGATCTCGACAGATGACGCCTATATCGAAGGCGATATCGCGTCGATCTCGCCGAAAGTGTCCGGCTATATCGAGAAGGTCAATGTGGTTGCCAACCAGCACGTCAAGGCCGGTGATCCGCTGATCACGCTCGACAAGGAAGATTACCGCATTGCCGCCGATCAGGCGCAGGCGCAGATCGATACCGAAAAGCTTTCGCTGCAGCGTTTCGACGCGCAGATCGCCGGTGCCAAGGCCAGCGTCCAGCAGGCAGAAGCGCAGAAAACTGCCCTCGAGGCGACCGTCCGGGGTGCCGAAACCACGCTGAAGCGTGCCAGCGACCTCCAGTCGAAGGCCGTCGGCACGGTCGCCTCGCTCGACGATGCCACGGTTGCGCTCGATCAGGCCAAGGCAAACCTCATTGGCGGCGATGCGCAGATCGCCACTGCGAACGCCAATATCGCCGTGTTGGTTGCCCAGCGCGCCGAAGCCGAAAGCACGATCCGCTCGCTTGAGCTTTCCCGTGACAAGGCGCAGCGCGATTTAGGCTTTACGGTGCTCAAGGCGCCTTATGACGGGGTAATCGGCAATCTGGCCATTCAGGATGGCGATCTTGTCTCCGCCGGTCAGCGTTTGGCAGCCCTTGTGCCGACCGACCAGCTCTATATCGACGCCAATTTCAAGGAAACGCAGATCGCCCATATGGTGCCGGGCTCGAAGGTCAATATCCATGTGGATGCCTTCGACGAGGCGCCGATCGTCGGCACCGTGCAGTCGATCTCGCCGGCTTCCGGTTCGGTGTTCTCGCTGCTGCCGGCTGAAAATGCCACGGGCAACTTCACCAAGGTGATCCAGCGCGTTCCTGTCCGCATTGTCTTCCCGAAGGACGTGCTGGAGAGCGGACGGTTGCGGGCAGGCTTGAGCGTCGTCGTCGATGTCGATACCCGCACCGCGCCGGAGCAGAATACCGCTGCGGTCAAGTGA
- a CDS encoding DHA2 family efflux MFS transporter permease subunit: protein MPMAATATAGTMPLPAANAEEKMDPKRLIAFFAMVFGMFMSILDIQIVSASLAEIQAGLSAGSDEVAWVQTAYLIAEVIMIPLSGTLARIVSTRVLFSVSAAGFTIASALAATATNIDQMIVYRVLQGFIGGGMIPSVFAAAFTIFPPSKRSIVSPIIGLVATLAPTIGPTVGGYLSHAFSWHWLFLVNIIPGIIVTIVTWNFIDFDKPELSLFKKFDWWGLLSMAVFLGALEYVLEEGNKNDWFSDEYIFIGAIASAIGAMVFFYRAFKVDFPIVDLRAFSNRNFAFGSLFSFVMGIGLYGLTYIYPLYLGRIRGYDSLMIGETMFVSGLAMFCTAPIAGRLSTKVDPRLMMAIGFASFASGTWLMSSLTADWDFYELLLPQILRGFGLMMCMVPINNVALGTLSPARIRGASGLFNLTRNLGGAVGLAAINTILTQRQEEHYARLQEHVQWGNPEAMDQLNNMIAKYNSHGLDGATIAIQKLSGIVTQQAMVMSFIDVFLILTGLFGTLVFCAFLIKKPQPVPTGAGGGH, encoded by the coding sequence ATGCCGATGGCTGCCACTGCAACAGCGGGTACGATGCCGCTTCCTGCCGCAAACGCGGAAGAGAAGATGGATCCGAAACGGCTGATCGCCTTTTTCGCGATGGTCTTCGGCATGTTCATGTCGATCCTCGACATCCAGATCGTCTCGGCCTCGCTGGCCGAAATCCAGGCGGGCTTGTCTGCAGGGTCCGATGAGGTCGCCTGGGTGCAGACCGCCTATCTGATCGCTGAAGTCATCATGATCCCGCTTTCCGGTACGCTGGCCCGCATCGTTTCCACGCGTGTGCTGTTTTCGGTGTCGGCTGCAGGCTTTACGATTGCCAGCGCGCTTGCGGCGACAGCCACCAATATCGACCAGATGATCGTCTACCGGGTGCTGCAGGGCTTTATCGGCGGCGGCATGATCCCGTCGGTATTCGCCGCCGCCTTCACGATCTTTCCGCCGTCCAAGCGCAGCATCGTGTCGCCGATCATCGGCCTTGTCGCAACGCTCGCCCCGACCATTGGCCCGACCGTCGGCGGCTATCTCAGCCATGCCTTTTCCTGGCACTGGCTGTTCCTCGTCAATATCATCCCCGGCATCATCGTCACCATCGTCACCTGGAATTTCATCGATTTCGACAAGCCGGAGCTCAGCCTGTTCAAGAAATTCGACTGGTGGGGCCTGCTGTCGATGGCGGTTTTTCTTGGGGCGCTGGAATATGTGCTCGAAGAGGGTAACAAGAACGACTGGTTCAGTGACGAATACATCTTCATCGGTGCGATCGCATCGGCGATCGGTGCGATGGTGTTCTTCTACCGGGCGTTCAAGGTGGATTTCCCGATCGTCGATCTCAGGGCCTTTTCCAATCGAAACTTTGCGTTCGGCTCGTTGTTCTCCTTCGTCATGGGGATTGGGCTCTATGGCCTCACCTATATCTACCCGCTCTATCTCGGCCGGATCCGTGGCTACGATTCGCTGATGATCGGCGAGACGATGTTCGTCTCGGGGCTCGCGATGTTCTGCACTGCGCCGATTGCCGGCAGGCTCTCCACCAAGGTCGATCCGCGCTTGATGATGGCGATCGGTTTTGCCAGCTTTGCGTCCGGCACCTGGCTGATGAGCTCGCTGACGGCGGATTGGGATTTCTACGAGCTGCTTTTGCCGCAGATATTGCGCGGTTTCGGATTGATGATGTGCATGGTGCCGATCAACAATGTCGCGCTCGGCACCTTGTCCCCCGCCCGTATCCGCGGCGCGTCCGGCCTGTTCAACCTGACGCGTAATCTCGGCGGCGCCGTTGGACTAGCGGCGATCAACACCATTTTGACACAGCGCCAGGAGGAGCATTACGCCCGCCTGCAGGAACATGTGCAATGGGGCAATCCCGAAGCCATGGACCAGTTGAACAACATGATCGCCAAGTACAATTCGCATGGGCTTGATGGTGCGACCATTGCCATCCAGAAACTGTCGGGGATCGTCACCCAGCAGGCGATGGTCATGTCGTTCATCGATGTGTTCCTGATCCTGACCGGCCTGTTCGGCACCCTGGTCTTCTGCGCCTTCCTGATCAAGAAGCCGCAACCGGTCCCAACGGGCGCCGGCGGCGGGCACTAG